The following DNA comes from Paraburkholderia phytofirmans PsJN.
GCCGGTCAGGGCGTGGCACCGCCATTAGTGGCAGCGTTTTTCCCAGTGATGATGAACACGCACCTTGTGGCATACAGGGTGATGATGTTCATAAGCTTGCGCGGGAGCGATGGCGCTCAGGGCTGCAGCGGCTGCGGCGATGGCGAGGACGATCTTCTTCATTACAAAATCCTTAAATCAGTGTTGGGGTACTAACGGAGCAGCACGGGGCGTGCCGCGACCGCCTGCAAGCATGCCACATCATGCGCACGGAACGGAGGAACGCTGAGCGAACCCAGGTGTCAATTCACAGCGACGCTGGTGGTGAGCCGCCACCGGCAATGGATAGCGAGCAATGGTGCGTAGTCGCGCAGTGGCGTGTATTTACGACAGTTCGACGCTCACACAGTGGCATTCCGGGATTGCGCGCCATGCGGTGAAGCGTCTACCCTTTCAAAACGATAACGCGCGACGCGCGTGATCACTACATCGGGCAAAAAGATGGAAGACCCAGCGATGGAAGATTCCGACGAATTGCTGCTCCCGGTCTGGCGAGCAAACCTGGTGCTGTTGACCCGCGAGGTCGGCGCGGCGACGCGACTCGCGCGCATGATGACCTTCTCCGCGAGTTATCTGAAACTGATGTTGTCCGGCCAGCGCGAATTCAGTGAGGAGTTCGTGCGCGGCATCGAGGCGGTCACGGGTTTGCCGGGCGGCTGGATGAACGCGCCGCACACCGAGCAGGACATCCCGCCCAACGCGCGTGAAGCGATCGACAACGAACAACCGCTCGCGCGGTTTCGCGGCACGGCGCATCCGGTGAGAAAGAAGTCGGTGCTGCGGCCGCCCGAACCGATTTTCGGCCAGCCGGGGCCGGCCAAGCGCGTCGAGGAAGAAATCCTCGACGCGGAAGCGCATCGGCGTCAGGCGCACTTTCGCAAGGTCCGCGACGTGGCGATCCAGGACGTGCGGCGTTTCGAGCGGCATTTGACTCACGCGCCGGTCGAACTGGCGACAATGCGCGCCAAGGTGGAGGACGTGATCGCCGCCGCCGATCTCGACGACCCGATCCAGGCCGATCTCGCGGGACGGCTCGAGCAGATCGAAAAGCATCGGCATCTGCTGCTCAGGCACGTCGAGCGATTGCAGGCACTGCTCGGGCAACTCGGAGAGACGGAGTGAGGCAGTGAGCGGCCGGTTAGCGTGCTAAAACCACGATAAGAACTCAACCGAGGTGCATCTTGGGGAAAATTGCCGTCACGCTGCAGCAGGCGCTTGCCCGTTGTCGACAGGATGGCGCGCGGGGCAGGGCGCGGCGCACATGACGCGGGGCGTGGCGTTTCTTCTCAGGCTGGCCTGCGGGTCGGCGCTGGGCGCGTGCGTCGCGCTCAGCGCGTTCGCCGACGACAGTACGTCCACCGCATCCGGTGAGGACCGCGCACCTTCCACGATCGAGCGCGACGTCCATCTCTTCACGATCCAGAAAGACGGCTCCGTCGAGGAACACGACGACACCGTCCTGCGCGCCAACACGACGAGCGGCGTCGACGATATCGCGCAACGCTACGTGTGGTTCAACAAGGACATCGAGCAGGTGCAACTGCTGGCCGCCGAAACGATCGACGTGGATGGCGTCGCGCATCCGGTCGGTCCCGAGGCGATCCGCGACGTGCAGGAGCCGCGCTCGGCAGGCGCGCCGAGTTTCGAGGACGGCGTGTTGCGCACGGTGATCTTCCCAGGCGTGGAGCCGGGCTCGCGCGTGCATCTGGCGTTTCGCAAGACGCGCACGAAGCCCTTGCAGGCGGGCACCTTCGCGTACCTCGTCGAGCCGACGCGCGACCCGGTCGAACTGCAGCGCCTGATCTTCGATCTGCCCGCCGACGTGCCGCTTTATGCCGACGCGCGCGGCTACGTCGCCGTGCCGCCGGTCACGGCAAACGGCCGTACCCGCTACGAGTTCGACTACCAGCACGGGCCGTATGCGCCGCTCGAAGCGGGCTCGGTTGGCTACGCGAACTGGGGCGATCGCCTGATGGTATCGACGGTGCCGGACTTCGCGAATTTTGCCTCTCGCTATCGTGGCCCCGCAACCGACGCGACGACTGGCGATCCGGCGATTGTCCGCCTGGCGCAAACGCTCGCCGCCGGCACCGACGATCCGCGCGTGAAGGCGCAACGGCTCTACGACTGGATGCGTCTGAATATCCGCTACGTCGCGTTGTTTCTCGGCGAAACGGCGGCGATTCCGCACAAGGCGGCCGACATCCTGCGCAACCGTTACGGCGACTGCAAGGACCACGTCGCGCTCTACGGTGCATTGCTGGCCGCGCTCGGCATCCGCAGCGAGGCGGTGCTGCTCAATCTCGGGCCGTACTACAGTTTGCCGGACGTGCCCGGCTACGGATCGAGCGCGATCAATCACGCGATTATCTGGATTCCTGACTTGTCGTTGTATGCGGATACGACGGCGGGCGGCACGGCGTTCGGCTATCTGCCGCCGAGCGTGATGGACCGGCCGGTCTTGCTGGTCGGCGAGGGTGTGTTGTCGCGCACGCCGGCCACGCAGTTGCGCGAACGCAGCGCGCGCGTGCAGATCGACATCGATGAAAGCGGGGCGGCGAATTACGCTTACCGCGCGGAGGACGCGGGTTTTACCGCCGAGATCGAGCGCAATACCTTTCGGCGCTCGACGCGGCAGCGCACGCAGCAGATCGCCGCGAACCGTCTGTTGCAGACAGGCTTGCACGGCACGGCACAATTGCGCACGGCGGATCTCAGCGCCACGACCGGACCGTTTGCCACGTCGATGCAAGGGAAGGTCGAGCACTTCGTCTGGACCGATGGCACCACGGCGGTGCCGGCCTTGACGAGTTTCTCGGGCGGCATGGGCTCGCAGGTGCAGGCGTGGCTCGCGGAGCCATCGAGGACTCAGCCCTGGACGTGCATCGGCGGGGAGTTCGACGAGACTCTGGAAATGACGCTGCCGCGCTTTGTACGCGTGACGGATTTGCCGTCCGACACGGCGGTGCAAAACCGCTTTCTGACCTTTTCATCCCGCTACGTCTACGATCCTGGCGCGCGAGTCTTGCAGGTCAGGCGGCACTTGCGTGCCGCCTTTGGTCATCAGATGTGCTCCGCGAGCGAGTTCGCCGAAATGCACGACGATCTCGTTCGAATCGAGCGCGACCTCGATGCCGAACTGGTGGTCAAAGCCGCCAAGTCGAAGAACCCATAGCGATAACCGATACCCCGGCACGAGCGTCAGGCATCGACACCCGTGCCGGGGTCACACGCGCTTAACTCCCGCTCTTGGTCACGATGGGCACCCACGCGCCATTCTTGACCTGATAAAGCGTCGATGCGCCGCTCTTCAACGCGCCGTTGTTGTCGAAGGAAATCTTGCCGGTCACGCCTTCGAAATCAATCGCCTTGAGCGCCGACCGGTAGTCGTTCGGCGAGCTGGACTTGGCCTTTTGCATGGCCTTGATCGCAGCCCAGGCGCCGTCATAACCGAACGGCGCGTACGACAGGATATCCACCCCGAAGCGCTTCTTGAACTTCGCGGAGAAATCCTTGCCGCCCGGCAACTGCGCGAGTGGCCGTCCATATTCCCAGGCCATCACGCCTTCGGCGGAATCGCCCGCAAGCTTGATGAAGTCCTGATCCATCACGCCGCCGCCGCCCACCAGTTGCGCGTTCATGCCCAGCTGCTTCATGCGCTTGGCAAAGCCCGCCGCCTGCGTGTCCAGTCCGCCGAAGAAGATCAGATCGGCGTTGGTCGATTTGATCTTGGTGATCTGCGTGCTGAAGTCGACCGCTTTGTTGTCGGTGTACTCACGCGCCACGAGGTTGCCGCCGTGCGCTTTCACCGCTTTCTCGAACTCGTCCGCCTCGCCCTGGCCGAACGCGGTGCGGTCGTCGATGATCGCGATGCGCTTGGCCTTGGTCACTTCCACGGCATAGACGCCTGCATTGCCGGCGTTCTGCGCGTCGGTGGAAATCACCATGAAGGTGTTCGCGAAGCCGCGTCCGGTGATGATCGGATTGGTGGCGGCCGGGTCGATCACCGGAATGCCGGCCTGCTCGTAGACCTGCGAGGCGGGGATCGTCGTGCCCGAGTTGAAGTGGCCCACCACGGCCGACACGCCCGCGTCGACCAGCTTCTGCGCGGCTTGCACGCCGATGCGCGGGTCGGCCTGATCGTCTTCGGAGACGATCTGGAATTGGGCCACCTTATCGCCGATCTTGATCTTTTGCGCGTTGGCTTCTTCCAGCGCGAGCCGGACGCCGTTCTCCAGATCTTTGCCGTAGCCGGCGTTGGCGCCGGTCAGCGGGGCAGCGAAGCCGATCTTCACCGGCAGGTCGTCGGCGAAGCTGGCCGGCGGCGCGATGGCGAAGATAGCGCCAACGAACAGGGCAAGCGGTTTCAGCGTGTAGCGAAGACTCATGGTCTCTCCTTCCATCGACAGTTTCAGGTTGTGAAAGCGGCAAGGCAGTAACGCTGGATCGACGCGCGCGCATGGACTTCGCATGGCGCGCATCGAGAGACTACGAATGATCGGTCGCTTTGAACAATGCGGGAATGCGCGCACTTGCGCGGATTTGCGTTCAAGCGGCGATCAATCTGGCGCGAATATAGAAAGCCAAATTGGCACCGTCTTGGCATTTCAAGGCGCTTTGAATGAGCATTTCGGCATAGCCCGCGCAGGGCGTACGCTGGCGGCGTCCCGGCGCGGGTGCGAGGGTGCCGATTGCGGCATATGCTTAAGAGCGCGGCGCGAGCGCGCCGACTGGGTGATGTGGCTGTAGCTGGTGCGGAGCCGTCGGACGTGCGGCTCATGCGCTAGCGGGACTAAAGCCGTGGTCGGTGCGGCCTTGGCACCGAAGCGGGATTCAACCCGCTAGCCGTGTGACCCCACGCGCCGAGGCGTGAGTGAATGTGCGGGCAGCGTGACCACCGCGCTACAGCGGAGTGATTCGGCGCCGACAACGCGTCAAAGCAGAAGCGCGCCCCGGCCTCAAACTCCAACCGCTCAATGCTCGCCTTGCTGCCGCAACAACTCTTCACGCAGACGCAGAAGCGGCGCCTTGGTGTCCTCGTCGGCCCACGTGTCGAGATCGTCCAAGGCACGCTGGCAGCCGTCGAGCACGAGGTCGAGATCCACCGGTATGCCGTTGTTCAGCGCGAACTCGATAGTCTCGGCAAACTGCTGGCATTCGTCCTCGCCGTACGAGATGTCGAGGTTGTCGGCAATGACTTCGGCGATATTGCTGCGCGCCTTGTCGTCCGGCGTCACCATGTCGACGATGCCGCGCGCCACCGCCGGCGAGTAGTACAAAGCGATGTCGAGCCACTGGGCCGGATCGAAATCGGCCTGGTCGAACTGGCTCTCGAAGAACTCGATCGCTTCCTGTTCGTGTGCCTCGTCGGCGTCGACGCTGATGCACAACTGCTCAAAAAATTCTTCCCGCTCGCTGCGGATATAACCGTCCATCGATGCCTCGTTTGCTGAATGCCGGATGCCTGAAAAAGGCGGCGTGGGCGGGCAGGTGCTTTGTCCACGCGGCACGCATTATAGGACGGCCGGCTGACAGTCGAGCGACGCCGCGCGGATCGGCGCACACATGGCGCACATTACGACTTGCTTGGTTGCCCGGATCGGCGCCTGGCCAGCGCTGAGTATTGGCTGAAGCGTCTCGTGGAGCCACCGCTTACGCCGTGTCCGCCACCCATGCATCGAACCACTCGCGCGGCTGCGCGATTTCATTCTGTGCGGCCACCAGTTCGAGCTCATAGCGCCCAGCCTGCCAGGTCGTCTTGACCACCGCATTCACGGCGGCCAGCGTGTGTTCGAAGGCCGCGCGAATCGAATCGCCGAGCAGCGTACGCGCGACGAACACCGCGCTCGTCAGATCGCCCACGCCCACCGGTTGCCGCGCGAACGGATAGAGTGGGCGTTGCCCCATCCACGATTCGCGTTCGGTGACGACCAGCATGTTGAAGCGGTCGGCGGGACTGTTGCGATCGAGCAGATGCTTGACCAGCACCAGCTTCGGCCCACGCGCGATGAGTTCGCGGCATGCAGTCACGGCTTCTTCCAGCGTTTCGATCTCGCGGCCCACCAGACGCTGCAATTCGGTGTGGTTCGGCGCCATGGCGTCGGCCATCTCGGGCATGGTGCGCACGAGAAACTCCTGAATGCCCGGCTCGACCTTGCAGCCGCTTGCCGCGCCCATCACCGGATCGCAGAAGTACCAGGCGCGCGGATTGGCGGCCTTCACGGCCTTGACGATCTCCAGTACCGACTCCGCCTGTTCGGGCGTGCCCAGATAGCCGGATAGCACGGCGTCGCAGCGCGGCAGCATGCCGATCGCACCGATGCCGTCGACCAGATCTTCCATTTGCGATCCGTCGATCGCGCTGCCGGTCCAATGGCCGTATTGCGTGTGGTTCGAGAACTGCACGGTATTGAGCGGCCAGACATTGACGCCGAGCCGACGCATCGGAAACACCGCCGCGCTGTTGCCGGCGTGACCGAAGACGACATGTGACTGGATGCTCAGAACGTTTTTCGTCATGGTGTGGCCCGCGCAACGGGTCTGCGCGATCAATGAAAACGGCAAGGGTGCACCGCGGCGGCGATCCGGCAAGCACCGGACGCCTCATGCGGCAGGATTGCTTCAGATGGTGCGGGAAATCGGCACGCGCTGCATCGTCAGGCAACAATACATGAGTTTGCCGCGCGCGAGTCGATCCGTCCCCGAGTTGTTGCGCCGAACCATCAGACGCGCACGCGGCGCATGACGGCTGCGGAGCCGCCCGCCGCGTGCGAAATGCTGCGCGGTCCGCAGCCGTTCGAACTCAGGCGAGCTCGCGATACAACGCCAGATAACGCTCTGCCGAGGCGCCCCAGCCGAAGTCCTGGCGCATCGCGCGCCGTTGCGTCGCTTTCCATTCGGTGCGGCGCCCATAGAGCGCGAACGCGCGGCGGATGGCCGCGCCGATCCCCTTCGGCTCGAATCGTTCGAACACGAAACCGGTGGCGAGGTCGTCGGCGAGATTTTCGAGCGACGCGTCCACTACCGTGTCCGCAAGGCCGCCCACGCAATGCACCAGCGGCAGCGATCCATAGGCCAGCGCATACAGTTGCGTGAGACCGCATGGCTCGAAACGCGAGGGCACCGCGATCACGTCGCTG
Coding sequences within:
- a CDS encoding branched-chain amino acid ABC transporter substrate-binding protein, with protein sequence MSLRYTLKPLALFVGAIFAIAPPASFADDLPVKIGFAAPLTGANAGYGKDLENGVRLALEEANAQKIKIGDKVAQFQIVSEDDQADPRIGVQAAQKLVDAGVSAVVGHFNSGTTIPASQVYEQAGIPVIDPAATNPIITGRGFANTFMVISTDAQNAGNAGVYAVEVTKAKRIAIIDDRTAFGQGEADEFEKAVKAHGGNLVAREYTDNKAVDFSTQITKIKSTNADLIFFGGLDTQAAGFAKRMKQLGMNAQLVGGGGVMDQDFIKLAGDSAEGVMAWEYGRPLAQLPGGKDFSAKFKKRFGVDILSYAPFGYDGAWAAIKAMQKAKSSSPNDYRSALKAIDFEGVTGKISFDNNGALKSGASTLYQVKNGAWVPIVTKSGS
- a CDS encoding DUF3857 domain-containing transglutaminase family protein, giving the protein MTRGVAFLLRLACGSALGACVALSAFADDSTSTASGEDRAPSTIERDVHLFTIQKDGSVEEHDDTVLRANTTSGVDDIAQRYVWFNKDIEQVQLLAAETIDVDGVAHPVGPEAIRDVQEPRSAGAPSFEDGVLRTVIFPGVEPGSRVHLAFRKTRTKPLQAGTFAYLVEPTRDPVELQRLIFDLPADVPLYADARGYVAVPPVTANGRTRYEFDYQHGPYAPLEAGSVGYANWGDRLMVSTVPDFANFASRYRGPATDATTGDPAIVRLAQTLAAGTDDPRVKAQRLYDWMRLNIRYVALFLGETAAIPHKAADILRNRYGDCKDHVALYGALLAALGIRSEAVLLNLGPYYSLPDVPGYGSSAINHAIIWIPDLSLYADTTAGGTAFGYLPPSVMDRPVLLVGEGVLSRTPATQLRERSARVQIDIDESGAANYAYRAEDAGFTAEIERNTFRRSTRQRTQQIAANRLLQTGLHGTAQLRTADLSATTGPFATSMQGKVEHFVWTDGTTAVPALTSFSGGMGSQVQAWLAEPSRTQPWTCIGGEFDETLEMTLPRFVRVTDLPSDTAVQNRFLTFSSRYVYDPGARVLQVRRHLRAAFGHQMCSASEFAEMHDDLVRIERDLDAELVVKAAKSKNP
- the pdxY gene encoding pyridoxal kinase PdxY; protein product: MTKNVLSIQSHVVFGHAGNSAAVFPMRRLGVNVWPLNTVQFSNHTQYGHWTGSAIDGSQMEDLVDGIGAIGMLPRCDAVLSGYLGTPEQAESVLEIVKAVKAANPRAWYFCDPVMGAASGCKVEPGIQEFLVRTMPEMADAMAPNHTELQRLVGREIETLEEAVTACRELIARGPKLVLVKHLLDRNSPADRFNMLVVTERESWMGQRPLYPFARQPVGVGDLTSAVFVARTLLGDSIRAAFEHTLAAVNAVVKTTWQAGRYELELVAAQNEIAQPREWFDAWVADTA